From Halobacterium sp. R2-5, the proteins below share one genomic window:
- a CDS encoding extracellular solute-binding protein, giving the protein MSGNGLDNTGENRDTRHSSASRRAFLGAAGTAGASALAGCTGMLGGSGGPTTLRVTVWSGNYVERFEEAIRPIFESRFDAELELVSGWNSLLAKIKSAPADDPPFDVTVACEPIYYNGRTQDLFEELRYEDHIPNIDNVIQHYKDIRPHSHGAPVDGAPLSILYDTDLDEPVETWSDFTDSVVQQSDGVGVDSGFWIYPLLAAGVGTDAAPGAQELYEEQHHDALVDTIEAWPVEGWASSGTDIWQQFQNGIIDAAQWYFDQVYYDMEDHPNVEFSMPEQNAGWMNNWAVVRGTDKRRLGEEFINMLLDPEVQSKWAEDHPLFFTTSDMSYPDDLAQYLPTTAEEAQQWSIPQWEEVAPHSAKFSDKFKQMKNQ; this is encoded by the coding sequence ATGTCAGGCAACGGCCTGGACAACACGGGCGAGAATCGAGACACTAGACACAGCTCTGCGAGCCGCCGAGCGTTCCTCGGTGCGGCCGGGACCGCCGGCGCGAGCGCGCTCGCGGGCTGCACGGGAATGCTCGGTGGAAGCGGCGGACCGACGACGCTCCGCGTGACGGTCTGGAGCGGCAACTACGTCGAGCGCTTCGAGGAAGCCATCCGCCCCATCTTCGAGTCCCGGTTCGACGCCGAACTCGAGCTGGTCTCCGGGTGGAACTCGCTGCTCGCGAAGATCAAGTCTGCGCCCGCCGACGACCCGCCGTTCGACGTGACGGTCGCGTGCGAACCAATCTACTACAACGGCCGCACGCAGGACCTCTTCGAGGAGCTCCGCTACGAGGACCACATCCCCAACATCGACAACGTCATCCAGCACTACAAGGACATCCGTCCGCACTCCCACGGCGCCCCCGTCGACGGCGCGCCGCTGAGCATCCTCTACGACACGGACCTCGACGAGCCCGTGGAGACGTGGAGCGACTTCACCGACTCCGTCGTCCAGCAGTCCGACGGCGTCGGCGTCGACTCCGGGTTCTGGATCTACCCGCTGCTCGCCGCGGGCGTCGGCACGGACGCCGCACCCGGCGCACAGGAGCTCTACGAGGAACAGCACCACGACGCCCTCGTGGACACCATCGAGGCGTGGCCCGTCGAGGGGTGGGCGTCCTCCGGGACGGACATCTGGCAGCAGTTCCAGAACGGCATCATCGACGCCGCCCAGTGGTACTTCGACCAGGTCTACTACGACATGGAAGACCACCCGAACGTCGAGTTCTCGATGCCCGAGCAGAACGCCGGCTGGATGAACAACTGGGCGGTCGTCCGCGGCACTGACAAGCGCCGGCTCGGCGAGGAGTTCATCAACATGCTCCTCGACCCCGAAGTCCAGAGCAAGTGGGCCGAGGACCACCCGCTGTTCTTCACCACGTCGGACATGTCCTACCCCGACGACCTCGCCCAGTACCTCCCGACCACCGCGGAGGAGGCCCAGCAGTGGTCCATCCCGCAGTGGGAGGAGGTCGCTCCGCACTCGGCGAAGTTCTCTGACAAGTTCAAGCAGATGAAGAACCAGTAA
- a CDS encoding ABC transporter permease produces the protein MGALADESMFAWFGERIKSRDPTSVFLLAPLAAFELVFFVVPFLILVRMSLNSQPETGFYETGWTLAAYGDILASDLYQQMILFSFKLGVIATVTAVVLALFYAYAAYRADGLTKSVLLFSVILPLLTTLVVKTYAWRPLLAPNGVLNDFLLSAGLVGSRIQFAPSMFGTVVGQVYIVFPYAVLAIYSVLSTLDWDVVEAARDLGASRPRSFVEVVLPEVLPGVAVATVVSFAWSVGAYAAPSQLGTGSQTTFAMEIGNLMLTNFNWPLGAAFALLMLAAMLAASLAVIRLLTGSVGGVQDV, from the coding sequence ATGGGCGCGCTGGCCGACGAGTCGATGTTCGCGTGGTTCGGCGAACGCATCAAGAGCCGAGACCCCACGTCGGTGTTCCTGCTCGCGCCGCTCGCGGCCTTCGAGCTGGTGTTCTTCGTCGTCCCCTTCCTCATCCTCGTCCGGATGAGCCTCAACAGCCAGCCCGAGACGGGGTTCTACGAGACCGGCTGGACGCTCGCCGCCTACGGAGACATCCTCGCGTCGGACCTCTACCAGCAGATGATCCTGTTCTCGTTCAAGCTCGGCGTCATCGCGACCGTGACGGCGGTGGTGCTCGCGCTGTTCTACGCGTACGCCGCCTACCGCGCCGACGGCTTGACGAAGTCCGTACTGCTGTTCTCGGTCATTCTCCCGCTGCTGACGACGCTGGTCGTGAAGACGTACGCGTGGCGGCCGCTGCTCGCGCCGAACGGCGTGCTCAACGACTTCCTCCTCTCGGCGGGGCTCGTCGGGAGTCGCATCCAGTTCGCGCCCTCGATGTTCGGCACCGTCGTCGGGCAGGTGTACATCGTGTTCCCGTACGCCGTCCTCGCCATCTACAGCGTGCTCTCGACGCTGGACTGGGACGTCGTCGAAGCCGCGCGGGACCTCGGCGCGTCCCGGCCACGGTCGTTCGTCGAAGTCGTCCTCCCCGAAGTCCTCCCCGGCGTCGCCGTCGCGACCGTCGTCTCGTTCGCGTGGAGCGTCGGCGCGTACGCGGCCCCCTCGCAGCTCGGGACGGGCTCCCAGACCACCTTCGCCATGGAGATCGGGAACCTCATGCTCACGAACTTCAACTGGCCGCTCGGCGCGGCGTTCGCCCTCCTGATGCTGGCCGCGATGCTGGCGGCGTCGCTGGCCGTGATTCGCCTGCTCACCGGGTCCGTGGGAGGTGTCCAAGATGTCTGA
- a CDS encoding MFS transporter, whose protein sequence is MGDDRRSVDPGAPFRQLASMERDVLVLSVAMFAFSLGFQMTSRYVPRYMSVLGAGAGVIGLYGSLGNLVSAVYPYPGGAVSDRLGSRRALTAFGLVSALGFLFWLLAPRLGTLEVGPVAVPPWAWIFAGLFLTQAWKSFGLGATFAVVKQSVPNAELAAGFASTETFRRVGFLVGPLLASGFIAYAGDFTLGFQWVLAAAVAFAAAGTAVQHVLYDPAGDSIGDEFEGVRQVVADLRGLPAELRPLLVADVLVRFANGMAYVFFVIVVTEFLGGDGVGFAGFGVSLSPEAFFGVLLGVEMFVALLSMLPVSRLAERVGLKPVIAAGFAVYATFPVLLINAPADQWALVALFAYSGLRFAGLPAHKAMIVGPAENEAGGRVTGTYYLVRNAVSIPSTALGGAVYAVSPTLSFTLATAVGLVGTGYFLAFGREFDAYA, encoded by the coding sequence ATGGGTGACGACCGCCGCTCGGTCGACCCGGGCGCGCCGTTCCGGCAGCTCGCGTCGATGGAGCGGGACGTGCTCGTGCTCTCGGTGGCGATGTTCGCGTTCAGCCTCGGCTTCCAGATGACCAGCCGGTACGTCCCCCGGTACATGAGCGTGCTCGGCGCCGGAGCGGGCGTCATCGGGCTCTACGGCAGCCTCGGCAACCTCGTCAGCGCCGTCTACCCGTACCCGGGCGGCGCCGTCTCGGACCGCCTCGGCTCGCGGCGCGCGCTCACCGCGTTCGGCCTCGTCTCCGCGCTCGGGTTCCTCTTCTGGCTGCTCGCCCCGCGACTCGGCACGCTCGAGGTCGGCCCGGTCGCGGTGCCGCCGTGGGCGTGGATCTTCGCCGGCCTGTTCCTCACGCAGGCCTGGAAGTCGTTCGGCCTCGGCGCGACGTTCGCCGTCGTCAAGCAGAGCGTCCCGAACGCCGAGCTCGCCGCCGGGTTCGCGAGCACGGAGACGTTCCGCCGGGTCGGCTTCCTCGTCGGGCCGCTGCTCGCCTCGGGGTTCATCGCGTACGCCGGCGACTTCACGCTCGGCTTCCAGTGGGTGCTCGCGGCCGCCGTCGCGTTCGCCGCCGCCGGCACCGCCGTCCAGCACGTCCTCTACGACCCCGCGGGCGACAGCATCGGCGACGAGTTCGAGGGCGTCCGGCAGGTCGTCGCCGACCTGCGTGGGCTCCCCGCGGAACTCCGGCCGCTGCTGGTCGCGGACGTGCTCGTGCGGTTCGCGAACGGGATGGCGTACGTGTTCTTCGTCATCGTCGTCACGGAGTTCCTGGGCGGCGACGGCGTCGGCTTCGCGGGCTTCGGCGTCTCCCTGAGCCCGGAGGCGTTCTTCGGCGTGCTGCTCGGCGTCGAGATGTTCGTCGCCCTGCTGTCGATGCTCCCGGTCTCGCGGCTCGCCGAGCGCGTCGGCCTCAAGCCCGTCATCGCCGCGGGGTTCGCCGTGTACGCGACGTTCCCCGTCCTCCTCATCAACGCGCCCGCCGACCAGTGGGCGCTCGTCGCGCTGTTCGCGTACTCCGGCCTGCGGTTCGCCGGCCTCCCCGCCCACAAGGCGATGATTGTCGGGCCCGCCGAGAACGAAGCGGGCGGCCGCGTCACCGGGACGTACTACCTCGTGCGGAACGCCGTCAGCATCCCGAGCACCGCGCTCGGCGGCGCCGTCTACGCGGTCTCGCCGACGCTGTCGTTCACGCTCGCGACCGCCGTCGGCCTCGTCGGCACCGGCTACTTCCTCGCGTTCGGTCGGGAGTTCGACGCGTACGCCTAG
- a CDS encoding YlbF family regulator — protein MSVDSDSATATGTSKADDLARQLGEAITDTPEYQRYEETKAAVEDSEEVQERISEFEDLRQEFMLARQTGDATQQDVEKVEDAQKRLHEHPVMAEYLDAQDELEAKFELLNDLISEPLAVDFVGESGACCQD, from the coding sequence ATGAGCGTCGACTCCGACTCCGCGACCGCCACCGGCACCTCGAAGGCCGACGACCTCGCGCGCCAGCTCGGCGAAGCCATCACGGACACGCCCGAGTACCAGCGCTACGAGGAGACGAAGGCCGCGGTCGAGGACAGCGAGGAAGTCCAGGAGCGCATCAGCGAGTTCGAGGACCTCCGCCAGGAGTTCATGCTCGCGCGCCAGACCGGCGACGCCACCCAGCAGGACGTCGAGAAGGTCGAAGACGCCCAAAAGCGCCTCCACGAACACCCCGTGATGGCCGAGTACCTCGACGCCCAGGACGAACTGGAAGCCAAGTTCGAGCTCCTCAACGACCTGATCTCGGAGCCGCTGGCCGTCGACTTCGTCGGCGAGTCCGGCGCCTGCTGTCAGGACTGA
- the dph2 gene encoding diphthamide biosynthesis enzyme Dph2: MSQQERTSGDLRNTGLSLKHDRTWDYELDRIVEAVEERDAEKVGLQFPEGLKRSAPGVADDLRKLLPEDTRVLISGQPCYGACDLDTYMMRRTDVFVHFGHSPMKESEKIIYVPLFSNVDVEPIMEQSLEELEVGDVGLVTTAQHMNLFGEMKEWLTERGFDVHTRKGDDRLTHEGQVLGCNYASADIDADQVLYVGGGKFHPLGLAMEHPDKKVVIADPVNNSVSVADTEKFLKQRYATVHKAMDAEKWGVIFCTKIGQGRWDQANEIVENNDNAYLITMDEVTPDRLRNFDMDAFVNTGCPRITTDDGPQFHKPMLTPGEYEIAVGNKPLEDLSFDTFHGTW, from the coding sequence ATGAGTCAGCAGGAGCGGACCTCCGGAGACCTCCGGAACACGGGGCTCTCCCTGAAACACGACCGGACGTGGGACTACGAGCTCGACCGCATCGTGGAAGCGGTCGAGGAGCGCGACGCGGAGAAGGTCGGTCTGCAGTTCCCCGAGGGGCTGAAGCGCAGCGCGCCCGGGGTCGCGGACGACCTCCGGAAGCTGCTGCCCGAGGACACGCGCGTCCTCATCTCCGGCCAGCCGTGTTACGGCGCCTGCGACCTGGACACGTACATGATGCGGCGGACGGACGTCTTCGTCCACTTCGGGCACTCCCCGATGAAGGAGTCCGAGAAGATCATCTACGTGCCGCTGTTCTCGAACGTCGACGTCGAGCCCATCATGGAGCAGTCCCTCGAAGAGCTGGAGGTCGGGGACGTCGGCCTCGTCACGACCGCCCAGCACATGAACCTCTTCGGGGAGATGAAGGAGTGGCTGACCGAGCGCGGCTTCGACGTCCACACGCGGAAGGGCGACGACCGCCTCACCCACGAGGGCCAGGTCCTGGGCTGTAACTACGCGAGCGCGGACATCGACGCCGACCAGGTGCTGTACGTCGGCGGCGGGAAGTTCCACCCGCTCGGCCTCGCGATGGAGCACCCCGACAAGAAGGTCGTCATCGCGGACCCGGTGAACAACTCGGTGTCCGTCGCGGACACGGAGAAGTTCCTGAAGCAGCGTTACGCCACCGTCCACAAGGCGATGGACGCCGAGAAGTGGGGCGTCATCTTCTGCACGAAGATCGGACAGGGCCGCTGGGACCAGGCCAACGAGATCGTGGAGAACAACGACAACGCCTACCTCATCACGATGGACGAGGTCACCCCGGACCGCCTCCGGAACTTCGACATGGACGCGTTCGTGAACACGGGCTGCCCGCGCATCACGACGGACGACGGCCCGCAGTTCCACAAGCCGATGCTGACGCCCGGCGAGTACGAGATCGCGGTGGGGAACAAGCCCCTCGAAGACCTCTCCTTCGACACCTTCCACGGCACCTGGTAG
- a CDS encoding PAS domain S-box protein: MDVGTSATTEPIRVLHVDDDESFGELARTYLERVDDCLDVTTATSTTTALGALDGHDCVVSDYDMPEQNGIEFLERVRDERPELPFILFTGKGSEEVASDAISAGVTDYLQKEVGTDQYTVLANRIRNAVERRRSERALDEHNRRLQTLISNLPGMVYRCRNEPGWPMEFVGGECEQLTGYPAAALEAGDAVWGEDVIHPDDRDGMWTTVQSAIDTGDPFEVTYRVVTRGGDTKVVWERGRGIRDGDGGVEAIEGFITDVTDQRRRQRRLERTSERFEALFENSPDMVNIHDADGAIVDANQRFCEELGYDRADVVGMRVWDVDTEADPEGVASMEAEMERGDVRRFDAEFERSDGSTFPVEVHLAQLEVGGERQYLAISRDVTERREREAELRRLKRQYETVFENAQDGLFLLEVVGDDDDVEFVYRQLNPAHEAMSGLSAESLVGKTEHEAFHSALGDQTTSHHRRCYERREPVEFEEVFEFPAGDIVVSGTVSPVVVDGEVTHLVGVTRDVTEFKERERALRRERDRLEEFADILSHDLRNPLNVAQGNLELARREVDADHLDTVANAHERMRTLIDDVLALARQDGTVTDLEDVALDRAAKRAWSTVATGDAALAIESEQVVRADEGRLVQLFENLFRNAVEHAPENPDDSVTVRVGDVDGGFYVEDDGFGIPEEERGRVFESGYSTADGGTGLGLTIVSELAAAHGWDVAVTEGTDEGTRIEVTGVEPAE; encoded by the coding sequence ATGGACGTCGGTACGAGCGCGACGACCGAGCCGATACGCGTCCTCCACGTCGACGACGACGAGTCGTTCGGTGAACTCGCCCGCACGTACCTCGAACGCGTCGACGACTGTCTCGACGTCACCACCGCGACCAGCACGACGACCGCCCTCGGCGCCCTCGACGGCCACGACTGCGTCGTCTCCGACTACGACATGCCCGAGCAGAACGGCATCGAGTTCCTCGAACGCGTCCGCGACGAGCGCCCCGAGCTGCCGTTCATCCTCTTCACCGGGAAAGGCAGCGAGGAGGTCGCCAGCGACGCCATCTCCGCGGGCGTCACCGACTACCTCCAGAAGGAAGTCGGCACCGACCAGTACACCGTGCTCGCGAACCGCATCCGGAACGCCGTCGAGCGCCGGCGCTCCGAGCGCGCGCTCGACGAGCACAACCGCCGCCTGCAGACGCTCATCAGCAACCTCCCCGGGATGGTGTACCGCTGCCGGAACGAGCCCGGCTGGCCGATGGAGTTCGTCGGCGGCGAGTGCGAGCAGCTCACCGGCTACCCCGCCGCCGCACTGGAAGCCGGCGACGCCGTCTGGGGCGAGGACGTCATCCACCCCGACGACCGCGACGGGATGTGGACGACCGTGCAGAGCGCCATCGACACCGGCGACCCCTTCGAGGTCACGTACCGCGTCGTGACGCGGGGCGGCGACACGAAGGTCGTCTGGGAGCGCGGGCGCGGCATCCGCGACGGTGACGGCGGTGTCGAGGCCATCGAGGGGTTCATCACGGACGTCACCGACCAGCGCCGCCGCCAGCGCCGCCTCGAACGCACCTCCGAGCGCTTCGAGGCGCTGTTCGAGAACTCCCCGGACATGGTGAACATCCACGACGCCGACGGCGCCATCGTCGACGCCAACCAGCGGTTCTGCGAGGAACTCGGCTACGACCGCGCCGACGTCGTCGGGATGCGCGTCTGGGACGTCGACACGGAGGCCGACCCGGAGGGGGTCGCGTCGATGGAGGCCGAGATGGAACGCGGCGACGTGCGGCGCTTCGACGCGGAGTTCGAGCGCAGCGACGGCTCGACGTTCCCCGTCGAAGTCCACCTCGCGCAACTGGAGGTCGGCGGCGAGCGCCAGTACCTCGCCATCAGCCGCGACGTCACCGAACGCAGGGAACGCGAGGCCGAACTCCGGCGGCTGAAACGCCAGTACGAGACGGTCTTCGAGAACGCCCAGGACGGCCTGTTCCTCCTGGAGGTCGTCGGGGACGACGACGACGTGGAGTTCGTCTACCGCCAGCTCAACCCCGCCCACGAGGCGATGAGCGGGCTGTCCGCCGAGAGCCTCGTCGGGAAGACCGAGCACGAGGCGTTCCACTCGGCGCTCGGCGACCAGACCACCTCCCACCACCGCCGGTGCTACGAGCGCCGCGAGCCCGTGGAGTTCGAGGAGGTGTTCGAGTTCCCCGCCGGCGACATCGTCGTCTCGGGCACCGTCTCGCCGGTCGTCGTCGACGGCGAGGTCACCCACCTCGTCGGCGTCACGCGGGACGTCACGGAGTTCAAGGAACGCGAGCGCGCGCTCCGCCGGGAACGCGACCGCCTGGAGGAGTTCGCGGACATCCTCAGCCACGACCTCCGCAACCCCCTGAACGTCGCGCAGGGGAACCTCGAGCTCGCCCGCCGAGAGGTGGACGCCGACCACCTCGACACCGTCGCGAACGCCCACGAGCGGATGCGGACGCTCATCGACGACGTGCTCGCGCTCGCCCGCCAGGACGGCACCGTCACCGACCTCGAGGACGTCGCGCTAGACCGCGCGGCCAAGCGCGCGTGGTCCACGGTCGCGACGGGCGACGCCGCGCTCGCAATCGAGAGCGAGCAGGTCGTCCGCGCCGACGAAGGCCGGCTCGTACAACTGTTCGAGAACCTCTTCAGAAACGCGGTAGAGCACGCTCCCGAGAACCCGGACGACTCCGTCACGGTCCGCGTCGGAGACGTAGACGGCGGCTTCTACGTCGAGGACGACGGGTTCGGCATCCCGGAAGAGGAGCGCGGGCGCGTCTTCGAATCCGGCTACTCCACCGCCGACGGCGGGACGGGTCTCGGGCTGACGATCGTCTCGGAACTCGCCGCCGCGCACGGCTGGGACGTGGCAGTCACCGAGGGAACTGACGAGGGGACGAGAATCGAAGTCACGGGCGTCGAGCCCGCCGAGTGA
- a CDS encoding ABC transporter ATP-binding protein, which yields MASVTLADLTKEYGDLTAVDGLDLDVDDGELLCLLGPSGCGKSTTLRMLGGLETPTDGDVYIGDERVTDEPPYERATSTVFQSWALFPHKSVLENVAFGLKMDGVDENERNERAREVLDVVEMGEFADADPGDLSGGQKQRVALARSLAIEPDVLLLDEPLSNLDKRLREQMQLELRNIHDEVETTFVHVTHDQNEAFTLADSIAIMNDGDVEQVGEPREVYDDPVSLFVEEFLGDTNLVDARVATEIDGGVVAATEFDEEIEVPTPGGDVGPGDPLTISFRPEELDVSRVAADGGQSAKPVETGDVTTSLEGTVTDVLYRGSSVRFYVQIGETSVFFEQSVGDQTDFEVGDSVVVSWDPADLLVFSEGERLGRGGT from the coding sequence ATGGCTTCTGTAACACTCGCTGACCTGACCAAAGAGTACGGTGACCTGACCGCCGTGGACGGCCTCGACCTCGACGTCGACGACGGCGAGCTGCTGTGTCTGCTCGGCCCGTCGGGCTGTGGGAAGTCCACGACCCTGCGGATGCTCGGCGGCCTCGAGACGCCGACTGACGGCGACGTCTACATCGGCGACGAACGCGTCACCGACGAACCGCCGTACGAGCGGGCCACCTCGACGGTGTTCCAGTCCTGGGCGCTGTTCCCGCACAAGAGCGTCCTCGAGAACGTCGCGTTCGGCCTGAAGATGGACGGCGTCGACGAGAACGAGCGCAACGAACGCGCCCGCGAGGTCCTCGACGTCGTCGAGATGGGGGAGTTCGCGGACGCCGACCCCGGAGACCTCTCCGGCGGCCAGAAGCAGCGCGTCGCGCTCGCGCGCTCGCTCGCCATCGAGCCGGACGTCCTCCTGCTCGACGAGCCGCTGTCGAACCTCGACAAGCGGCTCCGCGAGCAGATGCAGCTCGAACTCCGCAACATCCACGACGAGGTCGAGACGACGTTCGTCCACGTCACCCACGACCAGAACGAGGCGTTCACGCTCGCGGACAGCATCGCCATCATGAACGACGGTGACGTCGAGCAGGTCGGCGAGCCACGGGAAGTGTACGACGACCCGGTGAGCCTCTTCGTCGAGGAGTTCCTCGGGGACACGAACCTCGTGGACGCCCGCGTGGCGACGGAGATCGACGGCGGCGTCGTCGCCGCCACCGAGTTCGACGAGGAGATCGAGGTGCCGACGCCGGGCGGCGACGTCGGGCCCGGCGACCCACTGACCATCTCGTTCCGCCCCGAAGAACTCGACGTCTCCCGGGTCGCCGCCGACGGCGGCCAGTCCGCCAAACCGGTCGAGACTGGGGACGTGACGACCTCCCTCGAGGGCACCGTCACGGACGTCCTCTATCGCGGGTCGTCGGTCCGGTTCTACGTCCAGATCGGGGAGACGAGCGTCTTCTTCGAGCAGAGCGTCGGGGACCAGACGGACTTCGAGGTCGGCGACTCCGTCGTCGTCTCGTGGGACCCCGCGGACCTGCTCGTCTTCTCGGAGGGTGAACGCCTCGGGCGAGGTGGGACGTGA
- a CDS encoding MBL fold metallo-hydrolase, with translation MVHSDWGDWLPTAVEDAAPEGVAVWYLGCNGFVLKGSDGTTLFVDPYLGTGDPPRTTRMIPVPFNPRDVTEADAVLATHEHTDHVHGPSQAPILAETGAAFYAPDDSVAVARGEEAWDDNYAVDTDQYEEVVEGDSFEVGEFTVHVEPAHDPDATHPVSYVFEHDAGTIFHGGDTKPSDEFAELGAAYDIDLGILAFGTVGNIPDKQTREPKRTRWYNDENQIVEAASNLQVDRLLPSHWDMWKGLTADPTALHHHVRSFESPRSLEIAEIGDRVDVTGK, from the coding sequence ATGGTCCACTCCGACTGGGGCGACTGGCTCCCCACCGCCGTCGAGGACGCGGCGCCCGAGGGGGTCGCCGTCTGGTATCTCGGCTGCAACGGTTTCGTGCTGAAGGGCTCTGACGGGACGACGCTGTTCGTCGACCCGTACCTCGGCACGGGCGACCCGCCGCGCACGACCCGCATGATTCCGGTGCCGTTCAATCCGCGGGACGTCACCGAGGCGGACGCCGTGCTCGCAACGCACGAGCACACCGACCACGTCCACGGCCCGAGTCAGGCGCCGATTCTCGCCGAAACCGGCGCCGCGTTCTACGCGCCCGACGACTCCGTGGCGGTCGCGCGCGGCGAGGAGGCGTGGGACGACAACTACGCCGTCGACACCGACCAGTACGAGGAAGTCGTCGAGGGCGACAGCTTCGAGGTCGGCGAGTTCACGGTCCACGTCGAGCCCGCGCACGACCCGGACGCCACTCACCCCGTCTCGTACGTCTTCGAGCACGACGCGGGCACGATTTTCCACGGCGGCGACACCAAGCCGAGCGACGAGTTCGCCGAACTCGGCGCGGCGTACGACATCGACCTCGGGATTCTGGCGTTCGGGACAGTCGGGAACATTCCCGACAAGCAGACTCGCGAGCCGAAGCGCACGCGCTGGTACAACGACGAGAACCAGATCGTCGAGGCCGCCAGCAACCTTCAGGTCGACCGCCTGCTGCCTTCCCACTGGGACATGTGGAAGGGCCTGACGGCGGATCCGACCGCCCTCCACCACCACGTCCGGAGCTTCGAGTCCCCTCGTTCGCTCGAGATCGCGGAAATCGGCGACCGCGTGGACGTGACAGGGAAGTAA
- a CDS encoding ABC transporter permease, which yields MSDVVSRERVEDALFRAGYWLVFAVLMLPIVVVFVTSFQQSSYLTFPPSGYTLEWYATFFGSEEWLGAVRDSLLIGVGSSLLATVLGVTGSLAVQRSDSRAAKLLPPIVLLPLLVPPVVLGLTLLIYFNRIGLTNSYVNIVVAHALWATPLVFFIMQSVFARFDWSLRDAGMDLGARPGRVFYHVILPNVRSGVVISTVVAFIVSLQEFIMALFLKSFEVQTVPVLAWTSLQSSLTPMVSVVSAFLVLASVVGVLLSAAVMNLEWLAEQL from the coding sequence ATGTCTGACGTCGTCTCCCGCGAACGCGTCGAGGACGCCCTGTTCCGCGCGGGCTACTGGCTCGTGTTCGCCGTCCTCATGCTGCCCATCGTCGTCGTCTTCGTGACGTCGTTCCAGCAGTCGTCGTACCTGACGTTCCCGCCCAGCGGCTACACCCTGGAGTGGTACGCGACGTTCTTCGGTAGTGAGGAGTGGCTCGGCGCCGTCCGCGACAGCCTCCTCATCGGCGTCGGTTCGTCCCTGCTCGCGACCGTCCTCGGCGTCACGGGGTCGCTGGCAGTCCAGCGCTCGGACTCGCGGGCAGCGAAACTCCTCCCGCCGATCGTCTTGCTGCCGCTGCTCGTCCCGCCGGTCGTGCTCGGGCTCACCCTGCTCATCTACTTCAACCGAATCGGGCTCACGAACAGCTACGTCAACATCGTCGTCGCACACGCGCTGTGGGCGACGCCGCTCGTGTTCTTCATCATGCAGTCCGTGTTCGCGCGCTTCGACTGGAGCCTCCGCGACGCCGGCATGGACCTCGGCGCGCGTCCCGGTCGCGTCTTCTACCACGTCATCCTGCCGAACGTCCGGAGCGGCGTCGTCATCTCCACGGTCGTGGCGTTCATCGTCAGCCTCCAGGAGTTCATCATGGCGCTGTTCCTGAAGTCCTTCGAGGTCCAGACCGTGCCAGTGCTCGCGTGGACCTCCCTCCAGTCCTCGCTCACGCCGATGGTCAGCGTCGTCTCCGCGTTCCTCGTGCTCGCGTCCGTCGTCGGCGTGTTGCTCTCGGCGGCCGTGATGAACCTCGAGTGGCTGGCCGAACAGCTGTAG